The DNA region CCGGAATCATCCTTGAAACCGGGATTGGTGTACGCAGTACCCCTCGGCTTAGATAAAATAGCTGAAAAACAAAACCCCCGTCATTCCGGCGGGGGTTTCTTTATCGGGTCGATAAACTATTTCTTTGTGGCCACATTCTCCAAGAGTTCCTTGATACCGCCGAGAGCGCCCATTAATGCGGAGCTTTCATACGGGAGGAACACGACACGGTTTTCATTGGTTGCGGCGATCGCCTTATAAGCGTCGACATACTTGATCGCGACCAGGTACTGGGTGGGGTCGTTGCCGGGGACGGCTTCGGCGATCTTCTTGAGCGCCATCGCCTCGGCTTCGGCGAGTTTCAGGCGCGCGTTCGCCTCGCCCTCCGCCTGCAGGATATTCGACTGGCGGAGACCTTCGGCCTGCTTGATACGGGCTTCCATCTCGCCCTGCGCGCGCGTGATCGCGGCGTTCTTTTCACCCTCGGCGATCAGGATAATCTCGCGCTTTCCGCGCTCGGCGCGCATCTGTTTCTCCATCGCGGCCTTGATATCTTCGGGCGGATTGATATCCTGGAGCTCGACACGGTTGACCTTGACGCCCCACTTATCGGTGGCTTCGTCGAGGATCAGCCGGAGCTTCTGGTTGATATGGTCGCGGGAGATCAGGGTCTCGTCCAGCTCGAGTTCGCCGATCACGTTACGAAGGGTGGTCTGGGTGAGCTTCTCGATAGCATCGGGAAGGTTCTGAATTTCGTAGGTCGCCTTGACAGGGTCGGTGACCTGATAATAGAGCATGGCGTTGATTTCGATAGTGACGTTATCCTTAGTGATGACATTCTGGCGCGGGAAGTCCATGACGACTTCGCGGAGGTCGATCAGGTCGATTTCACGGCGTTCGTACCAGTACTGGCCGCGCGCTTCGCGGACGAATTTCCACTGAATCTTGCGCGCTTTATCGATGAGGGGAAAAACCAGGTTCATACCGGGCTTGAGGGTCTTTTTGTACCTCCCCAGACGCTCGATAATCATAGCTTGACTCTGCTGGATAATCTTGATCGACGATGCGATAACGATCAGCAGGGCAAGCGCGGCAATCGATAGAAAAATAATCAGTTCTGTCATAAAAGCCTCCTTATATAAGTAAAAAGTAGGAAGTTAAAAGTAAGAAGTTAAAATCTACTTTTCCTTGTTTTATAGGTGAAAAAGGAAATTATTCGTCTTGACTATTTCATATCCCGTATTTCATTCAGCGACTTCACCGCGCAGTACTCCCCGCACATGGAGCAGTAGTCCTTATCGGCGACTCCGCTCGATTCACGGCGGTCGTGCGCGTTTTCGGGGTCGAGCGCCAGACGGTACATCTCGTCCCAGTCCAGCTTCTTGCGGGCTCGCGACATGGCGTCGTCCAATACGCGGACGCGGCGGCCGTACTTCACCATATCGGCGGCATGCGCGGCTATCTTCGACGCGATCACGCCCTCGCGTACATCGGCCAGATCGGGCAGGCACAGGTGCTCGGCGGGAGTGAGGTAGCAGAGGAAATCCGCCCCCGCCGCTCCGGCAATCGCCCCGCCGATAGCGCCCGCTATATGGTCGTACCCCGGCGCGATATCGGTCACCAGCGGGCCGAGGATATAGAACGGCGCGTTATCGCAAAGGGTTTTCTGTAAACGGATATTGGTCTCGACCTGGTCGAGCGGGACATGCCCCGGCCCTTCGATCATCACCTGCACATTCGCATCGCGCGCGCGCCGGCCGAGCTCGCCGAGGGTAATCAGTTCCTCGATCTGCGCGCGGTCGCTCGCGTCGGCGGTCGCCCCCGGACGCATCCCGTCCCCGAGCGACAACGTCACATCGTACTTATAGGCAATCTCGAGGATACGGTCGTAATAGGTATAGAGCGGGTTTTCGGCATTGTTGACTTCCATCCATACGCAGAGCATCGACCCGCCGCGGCTGACCACATCGAGGATACGCCCTCCGGTCTGTACATACTCCCATGCTTTCCGCGTGAGTCCCGCGTGCACGGTCATAAAGTCAACGCCTTCTTTAGCCTGGGTCTCGATTACCGCGAGGTATTCGTCTATCGTCATTTCGGCGATTTTTTTCTTTTTCTTGGATATCTCGAACCCCGCCTGATAGATAGGAACCGTGCCGAGCGGGATTTTCGCCTTCTCGAGGATGCGCGCGCGCACCGTGTTCAGGATAGCGCCGAGGCTCAGGTCCATCACCGTGTCCGCGCCGTACTTCTCGGATATCGAGAGCTTCGCGAGCTCGAGCTCGATATCCATCCGGTCGGGGGATGTGCCGATATTAGCGTTCACCTTGGTCAGCAGGTTTTTCCCCACACCGGCCGGGGCGATATCGTGGATACTATTCTTCAATATGACGGCTTCGCCGTTAGCCACACTTTCGAGGAGACTGTTAACGTCTATTCCTTCTTTTTCGGCGACCGCTTTCATTTCCGGGGTGACTGTCCCTTTTTTAGCCGCCTCAATCTGAGTCATTATCTTTCCTCCGTTTTTCATACTCCGCCCACCGGAACGTGAACCCATAGCCGAATATCGCATACGGCGCGGGAAGTATCATCGCGAGCGACCAAACGAACACCCAGAACGACGAATTCCATGACGAACGGTATATCACATAACCTTCTACTATACTGAATATAAATAAGAACACCTTCCAGAACCACGGGGTAAATATCTCCTTCTTAAATCCCGCGCCGAAGATACCGATCAGCGCGATCATATCGAACAGCATGATACCGATGTATTCCGGGAGGGAATACTTGTAAACCTGCACAGTATCCGCCAGCGTATTCACCTCGTGCTCGTTCAGTATAGGAGCCGCCGCCTCATTAGAAGCCTGTACCTGTACAGGAACTGCAACCCCCGCGTTGGTCGTCATATTGGTAGCCCCGGAGGCCGCGCCAGCGGGCAACGGGAAATTCATAAAGCCCCGGAGAATCGTTATCAGCAGGAAAAACCCGAAATAGACCTGGATAATTATTAATACGCATGATAACCTCAATCGGAAGTGGTGATTTCGGAATGCGGGCCGATGTTGTATTCCTGAGAGGATGCCCGCAGGAAAGCCTCGTCCCCGATCAGCGAGCTTTCCAGGATAGTGTTCTCCACCGTGCTCTCTTTCCCGATAATCGAGTTCTTGATAATCGAATCCTTGACCCTCGACCCCTCCGAGATGGATACGTTGGGGCCGACTATCGAATTCTCGACTACTACGTCCTTACCGAGGAATACCGGCGGTATAATAATACTCCCCGGCATCCGGTCGTTGGTGGCGTGGCGGCTGAGCATGATCTTATTCGTATCGAGCAGGGAATCCTTGTCGCCGCAGTCGTACCATTCGAACACCTCGAACGTCTGGAACTTCTCGCCGCCGTACATCATATTCTTCATCGCGTCGGTAAGCTGGTATTCGTTACGGGTCTGAATCTTTTCCTTCATCAGGTACTCCACCGCCGAGAAGAGACGGTACGCGCTCTTGAAGTAGTAGATACCGGCGATAGCGAGCTTGGACGGCGGGCGTTCGGGCTTCTCGAGCATATTGGTGACAAACCCCTCGGCGTCGGTCATCAGCACCCCGAATTTGCGGGGATCCTCGACCTCCAGCGCGCCGATACGGTTATGCGGGGATTTGATCGCCGCGAGGATATCCGTATTGAATATGATATCGCCGAGCACGACGAGAATATCCTCGTCCTTGTCGAACGCTTTCTTGCTCTGGTAGATTGCGTGCCCGAGGCCGTTATACTCACGCTGGCGCATAAAGCTCATGGGGAAGCTGTAATGCCCCTCGAGATGGTCGCGGATCTGTTCGCCGAGATGCCCGATAATGAAGATCATCTCGGAGAAATCGACGGTCTGGAGCTGTTCGATGATATATTGAATGATCGGCTTACCCGCGACGCGGATCAGAGCCTTAGGAATGACATGGGTATGCGGCCAGAGACGGCTTCCTTTTCCTGCCACCGGCATGACGATTTTCATAGTTTCCCCCTCAGGGTTCGGATGAGTTTCGCTCTTAT from Brevinematales bacterium includes:
- a CDS encoding SPFH/Band 7/PHB domain protein, giving the protein MTELIIFLSIAALALLIVIASSIKIIQQSQAMIIERLGRYKKTLKPGMNLVFPLIDKARKIQWKFVREARGQYWYERREIDLIDLREVVMDFPRQNVITKDNVTIEINAMLYYQVTDPVKATYEIQNLPDAIEKLTQTTLRNVIGELELDETLISRDHINQKLRLILDEATDKWGVKVNRVELQDINPPEDIKAAMEKQMRAERGKREIILIAEGEKNAAITRAQGEMEARIKQAEGLRQSNILQAEGEANARLKLAEAEAMALKKIAEAVPGNDPTQYLVAIKYVDAYKAIAATNENRVVFLPYESSALMGALGGIKELLENVATKK
- the thiC gene encoding phosphomethylpyrimidine synthase ThiC codes for the protein MTQIEAAKKGTVTPEMKAVAEKEGIDVNSLLESVANGEAVILKNSIHDIAPAGVGKNLLTKVNANIGTSPDRMDIELELAKLSISEKYGADTVMDLSLGAILNTVRARILEKAKIPLGTVPIYQAGFEISKKKKKIAEMTIDEYLAVIETQAKEGVDFMTVHAGLTRKAWEYVQTGGRILDVVSRGGSMLCVWMEVNNAENPLYTYYDRILEIAYKYDVTLSLGDGMRPGATADASDRAQIEELITLGELGRRARDANVQVMIEGPGHVPLDQVETNIRLQKTLCDNAPFYILGPLVTDIAPGYDHIAGAIGGAIAGAAGADFLCYLTPAEHLCLPDLADVREGVIASKIAAHAADMVKYGRRVRVLDDAMSRARKKLDWDEMYRLALDPENAHDRRESSGVADKDYCSMCGEYCAVKSLNEIRDMK
- a CDS encoding NTP transferase domain-containing protein, which codes for MKIVMPVAGKGSRLWPHTHVIPKALIRVAGKPIIQYIIEQLQTVDFSEMIFIIGHLGEQIRDHLEGHYSFPMSFMRQREYNGLGHAIYQSKKAFDKDEDILVVLGDIIFNTDILAAIKSPHNRIGALEVEDPRKFGVLMTDAEGFVTNMLEKPERPPSKLAIAGIYYFKSAYRLFSAVEYLMKEKIQTRNEYQLTDAMKNMMYGGEKFQTFEVFEWYDCGDKDSLLDTNKIMLSRHATNDRMPGSIIIPPVFLGKDVVVENSIVGPNVSISEGSRVKDSIIKNSIIGKESTVENTILESSLIGDEAFLRASSQEYNIGPHSEITTSD